One part of the Lytechinus pictus isolate F3 Inbred chromosome 3, Lp3.0, whole genome shotgun sequence genome encodes these proteins:
- the LOC129257733 gene encoding uncharacterized protein LOC129257733, with product MSSSPTTTPTSPRSRMEATKTGIHGRLYRIKKTCARVRLLDLDNEEARVDIAILRRILGLGINDLRDVLRRSAHVHVDLMPMKAAPRIFQRSSAPWNVVNIRLANGEPVDKAAAVFANPAAYFIGKRNMQIPFKRSRPCIRPEMTGIVVEAIWSIFTEMDVASIDVKDMLEKLKGRFNKNELPVIHGESQTLYQRFRRWFMTLPLYFTLRWGKEDGATMISLHPGFVEADIQKEIRRRALLLFKRRSRNGRRRNRSRSLSIGSEHSDGDVSILEEQTPIRASTARVPVINESAKCSVVVDTLFKDSAKAGMLVISFDCKGPITEDEKMDITLVQLSTIDGEVWIFDVTEKEGKTSLMKEGRLKELLEADRVMKVMHDCQKTASNLYRQFGVKLANVFDTTLAYETLLNQCNIFPVEREVARHRIDLGSLCEMVGEKYTGEDDKMSEILKNNPHMWQDRPLSEDLVKNAAGTVRALVPRVFNKLDRLIHPAWQQYFDWMCEETLRQAQPTN from the exons ATGTCGTCATCACCCACTACAACTCCGACATCGCCTCGCTCGAGAATGGAGGCAACGAAGACAGGTATCCATGGTCGATTGTATCGCATCAAGAAAACATGCGCACGTGTTCGGCTACTAGATCTCGACAACGAGGAAGCTCGGGTCGACATCGCCATCCTCCGTCGGATCTTAGGCTTAGGCATCAACGATCTCCGCGATGTTCTTCGCCGCAGCGCCCACGTCCACGTTGACTTGATGCCGATGAAGGCAGCCCCTCGTATCTTTCAGCGGAGCAGTGCGCCGTGGAACGTGGTCAACATCCGACTCGCAAATGGTGAACCGGTGGATAAAGCAGCAGCCGTCTTTGCCAACCCAGCCGCCTATTTCATTGGGAAACGAAACATGCAAATTCCTTTCAAGCGATCACGGCCGTGTATCAGGCCAGAGATGACGGGGATCGTTGTGGAGGCGATCTGGAGTATCTTCACTGAGATGGATGTTGCAAGTATCGATGTCAAGGATATGCTGGAGAAACTGAAGGGTCGTTTCAACAAGAATGAGCTACCGGTGATTCATGGGGAGAGTCAAACTCTATATCAGAGATTCCGGAGATGGTTTATGACTCTTCCTCTCTACTTCACACTAAGATGGGGCAAG GAGGACGGAGCGACCATGATATCTCTCCATCCAGGGTTCGTTGAAGCTGACATCCAGAAGGAGATACGACGTCGAGCTCTTCTTCTCTTCAAGCGACGCAGTAGGAACGGACGAAGGCGTAATCGTAGTCGTAGTCTTAGCATTGGCAGTGAACACAGCGATGGGGATGTGTCTATTCTTGAAGAACAGACACCAATCCGTGCTAGCACTGCCCGAGTCCCGGTCATCAACGAATCTGCTAAGTGCTCCGTGGTTGTCGATACATTGTTCAAAGATTCGGCTAAAGCTGGGATGCTTGTCATCAGCTTCGATTGCAAAGGACCCATTACAG AAGATGAAAAGATGGATATAACCCTCGTCCAACTGTCAACCATTGATGGTGAAGTATGGATATTTGACGTAACcgagaaagagggaaagacaTCTTTGATGAAAGAAGGACGCCTTAAAGAACTACTGGAAGCGGATCGCGTCATGAAA GTCATGCATGATTGTCAGAAAACTGCCTCTAATCTCTACCGTCAGTTTGGGGTCAAGTTGGCTAACGTTTTTGATACAACG ttgGCTTATGAGACATTGCTCAATCAGTGTAACATCTTCCCGGTCGAGCGTGAGGTTGCCCGACATCGCATTGATCTAGGCTCTCTGTGTGAGATGGTAGGAGAGAAATATACAGGCGAAGATGATAAGATGTCTGAGATTCTAAAGAACAACCCTCACATGTGGCAGGACCGTCCTCTATCTGAAGATTTGGTGAAGAATGCTGCTGGAACCGTCAGAGCCTTGGTACCTCGAGTCTTCAACAAACTCGATCG CCTCATACATCCTGCCTGGCAGCAGTATTTTGATTGGATGTGTGAAGAAACCCTTCGGCAGGCCCAACCTACCAACTAG